One Zingiber officinale cultivar Zhangliang chromosome 10B, Zo_v1.1, whole genome shotgun sequence genomic window, agaaaaatatgatgaaagagaatgatgagagagaaagtatgatgagagataaagtgtgatgagaaagaatgaaaagagagaaagtgtgatgagataaatgagaaaagagagtgtgataggagaaagCATGACGAGAGaagatgaaagagaaagtatgatgagagaggatgaagagagagaaaatataatgatgaaaaatgaggagagagtgtgtgatgagagagattgaggagagagaaagtatggtgagagagaaagtgtgatgagaaaaaaagagaatagtgagtgtgatgagagagattgaggaaagagaaaatatgatgagagcgaaagtgtgatgagaaaaaaagagaaaagagggtgtgatgggagagattgaggagagagaaagtatgatgagagagaaagtatgatgagaaaaaaaagaaggaagagagtgcgatggaagagattgaggagagagaaagtatgatgagagagaaagtgtaatgagaaaaaaagaaaggaaagagagtgtgataggagagattaaggatagagaaagtgtgtgataaaatgatgagagagaaaatatgatgagagagaaaatataatgagagaggataaggagagagaagtgatatgaaagaaaaaataaataaatatattttgatatttgatattaagggagaaaattttagttttaggtcaagggtatttttggaataaggaaatattttgattgatgaaaatatggtaatggctcattgaaggggaggtacatgagaatgagttattacccaatttcaaggattcattcccttatttgtattcctattcttataatccaaacattaacaatgacaatcaatgattctcattctcattccccactcctattcccctaaaccaaatgcCCCCTtactaatttttattatattttagaaAGTATATTAAACTATAATAATAtaatttgttttattattttaaaagagtTAATTTAGTTCTTAAAATaagtttatttaatattattgtaaAAATATATTCAGAAGCATAAACCGCTATGCAAGTAACATTAGGGATATAATTGAATTAAATCAAgctgaatttttaaatatttaaatttggctcgtttataattaAGTCGTGCTctagttttatttaacgaatatattcatggttgatgagcttattcgaacttttatcgaacctaaacaagcttaataaatataaattataaatttaaatatttattaaaaattaaattatatatttagaaaaaattataatatttttattaaaatttataattttattctaataaataaatttaatatatttgtctatatgtttcataagtagagtataaaatctataaattcaatttcaaaattatgattttttttttaaaaaaaagttgatAATGAACATGTTCACAAGTTAATGAGCCGAATATTACAAATCTTGAGCTTAATTTATTTTATCTTAAGAAgtttcattaaacgagctcaaatgagATTTTATTAAATTGAACTTCGAATAACTCATAAACGATTTAGTTCATTTACACCCTTAAATAACATAAAACGAAGAACTTAAGAaagtttcaaaattaattacaaaatttttaTGATATATTGTAACCATCTCTTTTAATAAGACTATGAAGTAAGAAAATACAAATTAAGGGGACAATGGGTAAAGCAAAATTTGCATTTCTATCACAATTATATCCTATTTTTCACAATAGATTTTCTTTTTaatattgtaaaaaaaatataaagaaaactcGAAACACATAAGCATCCTAATTCTACGTATCACATCGTCCACATGCTATATTTATATACCACAATAACTAAATCCATATGCCACATCTATATATACCACAACAAATAATTCCATATGCAATACACTAATTAATACtagttatttattttaaaatattgacGTTTTTCAAGGTATATCAATACCGATTATTTCCCAACTTTATTTctttgtaataataaaaaaacctTTTGAGCAAAAAAATAGTATGGATCCCTGTTTTAATATAAAGCTGAAACTCCCTGTAAACGATAACTAAAagaaaaaacagaaacaacaatgAATGTTTTCTCACTAGCACCAACAGTCTATACACGGGTAAATAGAAAGGCCATAACTTGTTCTACTATACATAAAATTCACTCGTGAAATCCCTAAAGCTAGAACAAGATCCAATAGCAGAGTAGTAGTGGCAGAAAGAAGAATGAAGTTACAATGTCAATTGGTAATGGATCTCTTTTGGTACCCGTAACATGCTATAAGCCAACCCATTTCACCCATTTGAACATACGCCCGACTCTGAAAGGCAATCCATAGTCTTTGGTCACGGCTGGTTCCCTTTTTGCTGCCTCTGGTTCAGACCAAACATATACTCCACGTTCTTGATGGCTCCCAGGAACAGTGTTGTCGAGAATAGAAGCAACAATAAACGCAATAACCATGTGGAATGAAAACAGAGTATTCAAAACATAGTTCACCTGAAATTGTCACATGTATCAACAATCAAAATGATTCTATCTTCAAACTCCCGAAAGACCCTATGTAATAGATTATCTACGAGTGGTTTGTTAAAGGAAATAAATTCAAGAATATGATTATGAGGCATGATGTTCCACGTAACAActatctaaaattcaaatttgatATTTGAAGACTAAAACACTAAGAAAAGAATTCATGTTCTAGTCTACTATGAAATGGATAGTAATCAGCATATTAATTGTCAGAGAAGATGAAAGGTTACCCCTCCAGATCCTGTATGAATAGGTCCATGAGATGCAACTATATATGGTTGGAAGTAACTCGGAACAGATGAATTTGCTGATGGAATAAGTCCATATTGCTGGAAGTAGGCAGGCACCGATAATGAGAGAAACAATGATAAGCCAATTATGATATTATTCCTTGAGCTTCCAGTCTCACTGTAACGTAGGTTTGACAAGCCGAGAGCAGCAATCATAGCCCACATAAAGCAAAGGAGACCTGCCACCATGACATCTGGGATAGAAGCAATAAATCCTCCTACTTTCCCTGGTCAAACATTTGGCATCTTATAAATTGAGACATGATATTGTTATAATAAAGTCAATCATGAAAAAGAACACATGTTAAGTGAGTAAGAATTGCTATGATGAATgaataaaaaatctttcctttgatGTATAGCAAggagaaataaaatttttgcctACCAACAAAAGATAGCAAAATGAGAATGATGGCACCAAGCTCGACTGCTCTCCGACTGCCCATTTTAGTTGTAGCAATAGTGTGAATATTCTCTGTGAGAGTTGTTGAACCGACTCCTGTGCCCCACAGTGCAGCCAAGACACTAGAGATGCCTTCCATACCAATGCCCCTGCTAACCACTCCAGGTGTAGGGGGTCTTGATGCCACTAACAAAGCTGATGCGTGATAGGTTCCCACCTTGAGAGagacaaataattaaacatatatttaggtGAGGATTTAGGTGACATGAGCAAACCCCAAGTATTTTTGGACACCAGCGAATGGCTATGCAGACATGTATTTGACAATGACAGTTATCCAATTCGTTAACTTAGATAATCATCCACGTTGGCCAACAACCTAATGCACAACCCTCATCCTTTTtcatccgggcttgggaccggcatTCGTGGGTTCCCTCAACTTAGATACTAGTTTGGCCAAATAAAATTTGGTAGAATGATGATATAATCAATTGCAAACTGTACAAGGATGATTGTTGAATATTTTAGAAGCACAATCCTGCAaatattcaaattaatttaacatGGTTTCTTTTAATGACATGACAAATCAGTTTTTGATAATAAATAGTGTTTCTAGCTTGAACTATCACTACTGTCAAAAGTCCTGGTGTGCAGAAAATTGTCATATTTTCTTTCAGAAGATAGCATAACTCAGAAAGTTTGCAACTACTTGATTCAGAAGATAAAATAGTGTTTCTAGCTTGAACTATCACTACTTGATTCGTATTTTATACATCAATCTCTGGTTTTGCAAATGTTTGCAACTTATTCTCcacatacaccagatggaaactTGCAATAATGAGAAAGTCCATTACATCCTAGACTGCTAGTTGCAGCAAACAACACCTGCGGAGCAGCAAGTTCACTTTTTTCTTCAAGCATCAATCCATAATAAACATCATACTCGTTCAGAAAAAATTACTTCAGAAAAACTAATGCACGTCTATAATAAGATGGAATCTGTACTTCTGTTTTCTAAACGATGATAAAGGAAATTCTAGAATAGAATTTTATTTCTTCCTACAAGTATAGTGTGAGTATAGCATACTTCTCAAATTTGATGATTATGGTATTACTAACTAAAATAGTGAAGATATAGAAAAAGAACTATGTGAAAGTCCTCAACTTAATAAATAGGAAGAAGACACTCACAGAATCAACAGATGCAATTATAGATACCACACACATCACTAGGACCATTCTCAAATTGAAAACAGGTGTACCCCACTGCAGTGGATATGGAAATCTAAACCAGGGAGCAGATCTTAAGGCATGAGATGTATTGACACGGCAGTGTTTCATCCTTGGCACATGCTTCCTGCAGTAAGCAGTAACAATATTTGAGGCAGGTGCATTTGCATCACAACCTTTATAACTATAAACTCCAAGCTCTGTGAGAAGAAAAGCAATGAGCCATGTGATCCCCAGACCCAATGGAACCTGTAAGACAACATTTAAGAAAAATGATACGAAGCCACAATTTCTAAATTGGCTTGACTAATATAAATAAGAGATCTAGTCAGAGATCAAACTTTTAGCTAAATTGCAATCTTACAGCATGGACCAAGAATATCCGGTGACCATATATACGTATTTTCCGAAGATACTGCAACAGGGAAATAAAGGCAGTATAATTAGCATGATCGGAACTCCAAAGTTATCATGATATTGTAGAAAACATTAAAATCTTTTCTGCACTCACTAGTGAAAATATAACGACCAGAAGTATCTGCAACATGCCAATCTCTAAGCAAGTGCCTACTTGAGTGAAACCATAAGCAAAAAAGGAGAGGCCAATGGATGCAATTGTTGGGGATACAACAACTGGGTTGATGAACCTGGAGAAATAGTTAATTGACGCATAAAAAACATGCTTGCAGATATGAAACCAGTTCAAATATTTTCTAGGGTGATACTCATTAAAGAGCTTTACAAATAAAGATAAAGATGAATGTTACAGATATTGCCTGTGTTATTTGTCCAAGCTCACTACAATTATATGAgtgcaatataacaagaaaggaGTCACACCTTAATAGCAATGATGCAAGTCCACTATATCCCATTATTGCTTGAAACACAGAAGATGCAATTAAAGCTCCTTGTAGCTCCTTCATGATGTGCCTAAAACTCTGTTGGGTTGTCAGAGCCAGAGAACAGAATGTTTGATAAGATGGGTGTATTGTGAAAACATATTAGTGATTTGTCCTACATACAAGCTCGATTGAGGTTTGTGTATCTGACCCCAAAGGTGGGACAAATGTGGCTTGATGATGATGACGTATTATGAAAAAATGTATAAAAATATGTTTCATTTTTCATATTTTGTATTCCACTAACCATTCATTTTATAGCGGAGATTGTTAAAGAACATGCAAAAGTAATGATACTCGACGTTGTTCTGCATATCCTGCTGGCTTAACTAAAAGTAGAAGCGTATTTATAGTGCAGAATGCAAAATTACACAAACACGAACTGGCTTTTTAACAAACTCGTTTAGTGTGAGGTTGATAGTACATATACT contains:
- the LOC122029516 gene encoding nucleobase-ascorbate transporter 12-like; translated protein: MASRDQPPRRQRPGPWPPAPEAAQRPTPPLPQLSWAKRTGFKGTVSGESNASDSGQIALPKPTESGSKVDLEAGTRDGSSIALPPPPVASVGEQESKEGGVNVPAPVDQGHQTARKRNAGSGPNGHVVRFDTRPRERREEEPTALPQLEEEEGGFALRQSHINYELRDSPGLVPVMFYSLQHYLSILGSLILIPLVIIPAMGGTHEDTSAVVSTVLLISGLTTLLHTFFGTRLPLVQGPSYVYLAPALAIINSPEFQGLKENSFRHIMKELQGALIASSVFQAIMGYSGLASLLLRFINPVVVSPTIASIGLSFFAYGFTQVGTCLEIGMLQILLVVIFSLYLRKIRIYGHRIFLVHAVPLGLGITWLIAFLLTELGVYSYKGCDANAPASNIVTAYCRKHVPRMKHCRVNTSHALRSAPWFRFPYPLQWGTPVFNLRMVLVMCVVSIIASVDSVGTYHASALLVASRPPTPGVVSRGIGMEGISSVLAALWGTGVGSTTLTENIHTIATTKMGSRRAVELGAIILILLSFVGKVGGFIASIPDVMVAGLLCFMWAMIAALGLSNLRYSETGSSRNNIIIGLSLFLSLSVPAYFQQYGLIPSANSSVPSYFQPYIVASHGPIHTGSGGVNYVLNTLFSFHMVIAFIVASILDNTVPGSHQERGVYVWSEPEAAKREPAVTKDYGLPFRVGRMFKWVKWVGL